A genome region from Jeongeupia sp. HS-3 includes the following:
- a CDS encoding type ISP restriction/modification enzyme, translating to MSPLQTLLHTFRSAAVTEREKGTYFEELIVTYLRNEATYADLYAKVWMYADWAKEMGLDGNDTGIDLVAQTQGTGEYHAIQCKFYAEDYRVQKADIDSFFTASGKKPFAHRIIVTTTNNWGVHAEDALRDQQPPVSKIDLFDLENSQVDWAQYQPKTAPTLKPKKQLREHQQSALKAVENGLATAERGKLIMACGTGKTFTSLKIAEKLAGKGQRVLFLVPSLSLLSQTLTEWTQESDTPLHSFAVCSDSDVGKKRKKDDDEVQTFTHELRYPATTQADRLATEMAKRHDDEHISVVFSTYHSIDVLSRAQKEHGLADFDLIVCDEAHRTTGATFGDDDESAFVRVHDNSDIRGGKRLYMTATPRIYGENAKAKADSGDVALCSMDDESLYGKELFVINFSEAVQRELLVDYKVIVLTIDADHVIGKLGDLLGKANELKVDDAARIVGCWKALSKQDTADDLGGDAEPMRRAVAFCQVIAPSAKAKKHQVASTNIANLFADVVEAYKAETFDDDLPSVTLRCEAEHVDGGMNASQKEEKLSWLKDETPDNTCRILSNVRCLSEGVDVPALDAVLFLTPRNSQVDVVQSVGRVMRRAEGKKRGYVILPVVIPPGKEAHEALNDNDTYRVVWQVLQALRSHDDRFDAMINKLQFDSRDPSKMEVIAITDKVAKPSRKGGKTGDGNTADPRRKTGKGTHTLGETPEERQKRGEFSGDGNLQFEIGEIERAIYAKVVQKCGNRHHWEDWAKDIAKIAQTHIARINGILADSANVSERAAFNAFATELRDDLNDSISDAEIVEMLAQHLITKPVFDALFADYSFASNNPMSQAMQAVLDVLHEHHLAKEADTLERFYASVKTRAENIQSMDGKQKIVVELYDKFFRNAFPRMTERLGIVYTPVEVVDFIIESVNHLLHTEFGQTLGSDGVHIIDPFTGTGTFITRLMQLGLEKGYFTPEQLQRKYRGQIHANEIVLLAYYIAAINIEAVYHGLVGGEYRPFEGICLTDTFQMYEKDDLVDQLLVQNSARRKKQKALDIRVIIGNPPYSAGQDSANDDAANLDYPHLDQRISQTYITRSQGKGGKRSSYDSYIRAIRWASDRLGNSGIIGFVSGSGFVEKPAMDGMRKCLAEEFTNLYIFNLRGDIRKNMLSKGKAKEGQNIFGSASMTGIAISLLVKNPKAKQYGQIFYHNIGDNLSTADKLERISALTSIAGINTVNGWAPITPDQYGDWLSQRDDSLSQFLLIGTKKTSNETVLFQMLSNGVVSNRDAWVYCHSKEQLSKQCREMIAFYNCEVDRYKEYRGSNNEIVDVQDFVKKDTAQISWGGGNWQAKFAKGIKERFEESCISRSLYRPFAKIWHYGGSTFNHSFYSMPRVFPTPSDINFVICISGVGARSGFSVLITDTMPNLHTLDTGLCFPFYMYESADADQLAGGGTNPNGDLFAAKEGSQAHARYTRRDAITDEGLAHFAAAYPGESIGKEDVFYYVYGLLHSPDYRERYVDNLAKELPRIPRVKIFADFRAFSGAGRALAELHLNYETVAMYPADIIGDTGESGCYRVEKMKYAKNGKDKDLSTLIYNDQITVRGIPVAAYEYVVNGKPALDWVVDRQGVSTHKDSDIVNDANDWATETMGNPRYPLELFLRVITVSLETMKIVNALPKLDILTDQDASHQESGA from the coding sequence ATGTCCCCACTGCAAACCCTGCTACACACCTTCCGTTCTGCCGCCGTCACCGAGCGCGAAAAAGGCACCTATTTCGAAGAGCTGATCGTCACCTACCTGCGCAACGAGGCGACCTACGCTGATCTGTACGCGAAGGTCTGGATGTACGCCGACTGGGCGAAGGAAATGGGGCTGGATGGCAACGATACCGGCATTGATCTGGTCGCGCAGACGCAGGGGACCGGCGAATATCACGCGATCCAGTGCAAGTTCTACGCCGAGGACTATCGCGTCCAGAAAGCCGACATCGACAGCTTTTTCACCGCCTCTGGCAAGAAGCCGTTTGCGCATCGCATCATCGTCACCACGACCAACAACTGGGGCGTGCACGCCGAGGATGCGCTGCGTGATCAGCAGCCCCCGGTTAGCAAGATCGACCTGTTCGACCTGGAAAACAGCCAGGTCGACTGGGCGCAGTATCAGCCCAAGACCGCACCAACGCTCAAGCCGAAAAAGCAATTGCGCGAACACCAGCAAAGCGCGCTCAAAGCCGTTGAAAACGGCCTTGCCACCGCTGAGCGTGGCAAGCTCATCATGGCCTGCGGCACAGGCAAGACCTTCACCAGCTTGAAGATCGCCGAGAAGCTGGCCGGCAAAGGCCAGCGCGTGCTGTTCCTGGTGCCATCGCTGTCACTGCTGTCGCAAACGCTGACCGAATGGACGCAGGAAAGCGATACCCCGCTGCACAGCTTTGCCGTTTGCTCCGACAGCGACGTCGGCAAGAAACGCAAGAAGGATGACGACGAAGTCCAGACCTTCACCCACGAGCTGCGCTACCCGGCCACGACCCAGGCCGACCGCCTCGCCACCGAAATGGCCAAGCGGCACGACGACGAACACATAAGCGTGGTGTTTTCCACCTACCACTCGATCGACGTGCTCAGCCGCGCCCAAAAAGAACATGGGCTGGCCGATTTTGACCTGATCGTCTGTGATGAAGCGCACCGCACCACCGGCGCCACCTTTGGCGATGACGACGAGTCGGCTTTCGTGCGTGTGCATGACAACAGCGACATCCGGGGCGGCAAGCGGCTGTATATGACCGCCACCCCGCGCATCTACGGCGAAAACGCCAAGGCCAAGGCCGATAGTGGCGATGTGGCGCTGTGTTCGATGGATGACGAAAGCCTCTACGGCAAAGAGTTGTTTGTCATCAACTTCTCCGAAGCCGTACAGCGGGAGCTATTGGTCGATTACAAGGTCATCGTCCTGACCATCGATGCCGACCATGTGATCGGCAAACTCGGTGATCTGCTCGGCAAAGCCAACGAGCTGAAAGTGGACGACGCAGCTCGTATCGTCGGTTGCTGGAAGGCGTTGTCGAAACAGGATACCGCCGACGATCTTGGGGGCGATGCGGAGCCGATGCGCCGCGCCGTGGCTTTTTGCCAAGTGATTGCACCCAGCGCCAAGGCCAAGAAGCATCAAGTCGCTTCCACCAACATCGCCAACTTGTTTGCCGACGTCGTGGAAGCCTACAAGGCTGAGACGTTCGACGACGATCTGCCGTCGGTCACACTCCGGTGCGAGGCTGAACACGTTGACGGTGGCATGAACGCCAGCCAGAAGGAAGAAAAGCTCTCCTGGCTCAAGGACGAGACGCCGGACAACACCTGCCGCATTCTCAGTAACGTGCGCTGCCTGTCCGAAGGCGTCGACGTGCCGGCATTGGATGCCGTGCTCTTCCTCACGCCGCGTAACTCGCAGGTGGACGTGGTGCAATCGGTTGGCCGCGTCATGCGCCGTGCCGAAGGCAAAAAGCGTGGCTACGTCATCCTGCCGGTGGTGATTCCGCCGGGCAAGGAAGCGCATGAAGCGCTGAACGACAACGACACCTACCGCGTCGTCTGGCAAGTGTTGCAGGCGCTGCGCTCGCACGACGACCGTTTCGACGCGATGATCAACAAGCTGCAGTTCGACAGCCGCGATCCGTCGAAAATGGAAGTCATCGCCATCACCGACAAGGTGGCCAAGCCCAGCCGCAAAGGCGGCAAGACGGGAGACGGCAACACCGCCGACCCGCGCCGCAAGACCGGCAAGGGCACGCATACCTTGGGCGAGACGCCAGAAGAGCGGCAAAAGCGCGGCGAGTTTAGCGGCGACGGTAATCTGCAATTCGAGATCGGTGAGATCGAGCGCGCCATCTACGCCAAGGTGGTGCAAAAGTGCGGCAACCGCCACCACTGGGAAGACTGGGCGAAAGACATCGCCAAGATCGCGCAGACGCACATCGCCCGCATCAACGGCATTCTGGCCGATTCGGCCAACGTCAGTGAACGCGCGGCTTTTAACGCTTTTGCTACCGAATTGCGCGACGACCTCAACGACAGCATCAGTGACGCTGAAATCGTCGAAATGCTTGCCCAGCACCTGATCACCAAGCCGGTGTTCGACGCGCTGTTCGCCGATTACTCGTTTGCCAGCAACAACCCGATGAGCCAGGCCATGCAGGCGGTGCTTGACGTGCTGCACGAACACCATCTGGCCAAGGAGGCCGACACGCTGGAGCGCTTCTACGCCAGCGTGAAAACGCGCGCCGAGAATATCCAGAGCATGGATGGCAAGCAGAAAATTGTCGTCGAGCTGTACGACAAATTCTTCCGCAACGCCTTCCCACGCATGACCGAGCGCCTCGGCATCGTCTACACCCCGGTCGAAGTTGTCGATTTCATCATCGAGAGCGTCAACCACCTGCTACACACCGAGTTCGGCCAGACGCTCGGCAGCGACGGTGTACACATCATCGACCCGTTCACTGGTACCGGCACCTTCATCACCCGGCTGATGCAGCTGGGGCTGGAAAAAGGCTACTTCACCCCGGAACAGTTGCAGCGAAAATATCGTGGACAAATCCACGCCAACGAAATCGTGCTGCTCGCTTACTACATCGCTGCCATCAACATTGAGGCCGTCTATCACGGCCTGGTCGGTGGCGAGTACCGGCCTTTTGAAGGCATCTGCCTGACCGACACCTTCCAGATGTACGAAAAGGACGATCTGGTCGATCAACTGCTAGTGCAAAACAGCGCTCGCCGCAAAAAGCAGAAGGCGCTCGATATTCGCGTAATTATTGGCAACCCGCCGTATTCTGCGGGGCAAGATAGTGCGAATGACGATGCGGCTAATCTTGATTACCCGCATCTTGATCAGCGAATTTCGCAAACCTATATTACTCGCTCACAAGGTAAAGGCGGGAAACGCTCGTCCTACGATAGCTATATCCGTGCCATTAGATGGGCATCTGATCGACTCGGCAATAGCGGGATAATCGGTTTTGTTTCTGGATCCGGATTTGTGGAAAAGCCCGCTATGGATGGGATGCGTAAGTGCCTTGCCGAGGAATTTACCAACCTCTACATCTTCAATCTACGCGGTGACATTCGTAAAAACATGTTGAGCAAGGGCAAGGCAAAGGAAGGGCAGAACATTTTTGGTAGCGCCAGTATGACGGGTATTGCCATCTCTTTATTGGTGAAGAACCCGAAGGCAAAGCAATACGGTCAGATTTTCTATCACAATATTGGCGATAATTTAAGCACGGCGGACAAGCTGGAGCGCATCAGCGCCTTAACCAGCATTGCAGGCATCAACACTGTTAATGGCTGGGCACCCATCACTCCTGACCAGTACGGAGATTGGCTGAGTCAGCGCGATGATAGTCTTTCGCAATTTTTGCTAATTGGGACAAAAAAAACCTCTAACGAGACTGTTTTATTTCAAATGTTGTCGAATGGAGTAGTAAGTAATCGAGATGCGTGGGTTTACTGCCACTCAAAGGAGCAGCTTTCCAAGCAATGTCGCGAAATGATTGCGTTCTATAATTGTGAAGTAGATCGATATAAAGAATATCGAGGCAGCAATAACGAAATTGTTGATGTACAGGATTTTGTCAAAAAAGACACCGCTCAGATAAGCTGGGGCGGGGGTAATTGGCAAGCCAAGTTTGCAAAAGGCATAAAAGAGAGGTTTGAAGAAAGCTGCATTTCACGCTCGCTTTACCGACCATTTGCAAAGATTTGGCATTACGGTGGTAGTACATTCAATCATAGTTTTTATTCAATGCCGCGAGTTTTTCCAACCCCATCTGATATTAACTTTGTAATTTGTATTTCTGGGGTTGGTGCAAGAAGTGGATTTTCTGTTTTGATAACAGACACCATGCCGAACCTGCACACTCTGGATACAGGGCTGTGCTTTCCTTTCTATATGTATGAGTCCGCTGATGCAGACCAGCTTGCCGGCGGTGGCACCAATCCTAATGGGGATTTGTTTGCAGCCAAGGAAGGCTCGCAAGCCCATGCCCGCTACACCCGCCGCGATGCAATCACCGACGAAGGGCTGGCGCACTTTGCTGCTGCCTATCCCGGCGAATCCATCGGCAAGGAGGATGTGTTCTATTACGTCTACGGCCTGCTGCACTCGCCGGACTACCGCGAACGCTACGTCGACAACCTCGCCAAGGAGCTGCCGCGCATCCCGCGCGTGAAGATCTTTGCCGACTTCCGTGCCTTTTCTGGCGCCGGTCGCGCGCTGGCCGAATTGCACCTGAACTACGAAACCGTGGCGATGTACCCGGCGGACATCATCGGCGATACCGGCGAGTCTGGCTGCTACCGCGTCGAGAAAATGAAGTATGCCAAGAACGGCAAGGACAAAGACCTGAGCACGCTGATCTACAACGACCAGATCACCGTCCGGGGTATCCCGGTGGCTGCGTATGAGTACGTCGTCAACGGCAAGCCTGCGCTCGATTGGGTCGTCGATCGCCAGGGCGTATCCACGCACAAGGACAGCGACATCGTCAACGACGCCAACGACTGGGCGACCGAAACGATGGGCAACCCGCGCTACCCGCTGGAGCTGTTCCTGCGCGTCATCACTGTCAGCCTGGAAACCATGAAAATCGTCAACGCGCTGCCGAAGCTGGATATCCTGACCGATCAGGACGCATCCCATCAGGAGTCAGGCGCATGA
- a CDS encoding plasmid partitioning protein RepB C-terminal domain-containing protein, with product MAGVTLKQVRLGFERDCVQLPLDALHYPISLPTGIKTSVKYLQIRSSIQVIGLVEPIVITPDREKLGTFIVLDGRMRLEALRDLGAKQVLCLISTDDEGYTYNKRVNRLSVVQTHRMIVRAAESGVSVEQLAEALDLSPNSIREKFRLLDGICNEAATLLADKPATAGMFRILKQMKPFRQIDVAQAMVNLDNYSVKLATAMLQATSPDQLIEKAASKMQNAVPAEALQRLERELAAVQADTRLLEEGYGPANLQLAIVKTYIGSSLLENAAIVRWLAKNRAEYLQQLQRIADIKALAMQ from the coding sequence ATGGCTGGAGTCACTTTGAAGCAGGTCCGTTTGGGGTTCGAACGCGATTGTGTCCAATTGCCATTGGATGCGCTTCATTATCCCATTTCGCTGCCGACCGGCATAAAGACATCGGTCAAATATCTTCAGATTCGTAGCTCGATACAAGTGATCGGCTTGGTCGAGCCAATCGTCATCACTCCTGACCGGGAGAAGCTAGGTACTTTCATTGTACTGGATGGCCGGATGCGGTTGGAAGCGTTGCGAGATTTGGGCGCGAAACAAGTGCTGTGTCTGATTTCAACGGATGATGAAGGGTATACCTATAACAAGCGGGTGAATCGTCTATCCGTTGTTCAAACACATCGAATGATTGTTCGTGCGGCAGAAAGCGGTGTTTCGGTGGAGCAGTTGGCGGAGGCGTTGGATTTATCGCCGAATTCTATTCGCGAGAAGTTCAGATTGCTCGATGGTATCTGCAACGAAGCAGCGACACTGCTCGCCGATAAACCGGCCACAGCTGGCATGTTTCGCATCCTTAAGCAGATGAAGCCATTTAGGCAAATCGACGTAGCCCAAGCAATGGTTAATCTTGATAACTACTCCGTCAAGCTGGCCACGGCGATGCTACAGGCTACATCTCCTGATCAATTGATAGAGAAAGCAGCATCCAAGATGCAGAACGCAGTTCCAGCGGAAGCCTTGCAGCGCCTAGAGCGTGAATTAGCGGCGGTACAGGCAGATACCCGTCTACTGGAAGAAGGGTATGGCCCGGCGAACTTGCAACTGGCTATCGTCAAGACGTATATCGGGAGCTCGTTACTGGAAAACGCAGCGATTGTTCGATGGCTGGCTAAGAATCGAGCCGAATATTTGCAGCAGCTTCAGCGTATTGCGGATATTAAAGCGCTTGCTATGCAGTAG
- a CDS encoding plasmid partitioning protein RepB C-terminal domain-containing protein: protein MTAPPSHVEMISIADIAVVNPRVRNPKIHKTITESIEQVGLKRPITVRRIQPGDGALPYALICGQGRLESCKMLGQTHIAAMVLDVDEETGHVMSIVENVARRTPRAVETMDQVRVLKQRGYSETEIATKLGYTASWVNNVANLLERGEKRLLAAAEAGIIPLHLAANISRASDSEAQQLLMDAYEQGELKGKKISVVRQILEQRARSGKKGNNIFAKGVARKQMTPDELAKLYQRDVEMHRRIQKRAEYTQQSLLLAQQIFKELFADKDFCALLKTEKLVTVPQPLASLLPRGGLM, encoded by the coding sequence ATGACCGCTCCACCGTCGCACGTTGAGATGATTTCGATTGCGGATATTGCTGTTGTCAATCCTCGCGTACGTAACCCAAAAATCCACAAGACCATCACAGAAAGCATTGAACAGGTCGGGCTCAAGCGACCGATTACGGTGAGACGTATTCAACCGGGGGATGGTGCTTTGCCCTATGCATTGATCTGCGGCCAAGGGCGGCTTGAATCCTGCAAGATGCTGGGACAGACGCATATCGCGGCCATGGTGTTGGACGTTGATGAGGAAACTGGCCATGTCATGAGCATTGTGGAGAATGTTGCCAGGCGTACGCCACGTGCAGTAGAAACCATGGATCAGGTACGAGTGCTTAAACAGCGCGGCTATAGCGAAACAGAAATTGCAACCAAACTGGGTTACACCGCGTCTTGGGTCAACAATGTGGCCAACCTTCTGGAGCGCGGCGAGAAGCGGTTATTGGCTGCTGCAGAGGCCGGGATTATTCCATTGCACTTGGCTGCTAACATTTCGAGGGCCAGTGATAGCGAGGCGCAGCAATTATTGATGGATGCTTATGAGCAAGGGGAGCTTAAAGGCAAAAAGATATCCGTTGTTCGACAAATCCTTGAGCAGCGAGCTCGGAGTGGAAAGAAGGGAAATAACATTTTTGCTAAGGGTGTGGCTCGCAAGCAAATGACCCCTGATGAGTTGGCCAAGCTCTATCAGCGCGATGTCGAAATGCACCGTCGAATTCAGAAAAGAGCGGAGTACACACAGCAGTCCCTGCTGCTGGCCCAGCAAATTTTCAAGGAATTGTTTGCGGACAAGGACTTTTGCGCGCTGTTGAAGACGGAAAAACTTGTAACCGTTCCTCAGCCTCTGGCTAGCCTGCTTCCGCGCGGAGGATTGATGTGA
- a CDS encoding recombinase family protein, with amino-acid sequence MCHAALIPFEVRPYCIPKGWSCRVPEQNGTTGVEHSWETGIPVAQYVRMSTDHQKYSTENQAVAIAEYALRHGMQIIKRYEDSGKSGLNLKGRRGLQALLRDVKQSPVPFQAVLVYDVTRWGRFPDPDEAAVYQHACKSRGVQVIYCAEPFNNDGSLPSTVFIGIKRSMAAEFSRELGVKVFAGACNIVQHGFRQGGAPGFGLRRQLVDEKNNIKGVLSRGERKSIQTDRVILVPGPPEEIAVVHRIYRLFLEEGLPERVIASILNREGILSDASVPWSRGTIHQILTNEKYIGNNVYNRTSFKLKVRHVRNPPEQWIRKEAAFEAIVPVQMFMQAQAIIAARSFHLDDGQMLDMLRRILEQHGALSGILIDEEDNTPSSSAYRTRFGSLLRAYRLVGYKPKRDYAYLEINRALRRRHPELLDEIIEGIGRTGGWAARDSSTDLITVNGEFTVSLVIARCKSTAAGSHRWRIRFDTSLRPDITVVVRMDPSNQYAYDYYVFPAIDFSAENLPVLEENGFTLDVYRTDSLDGFYQMAGRIPLREVA; translated from the coding sequence GTGTGTCATGCCGCTCTCATACCTTTTGAAGTGCGACCATATTGCATACCCAAAGGGTGGAGTTGCCGGGTGCCCGAGCAAAACGGAACAACCGGCGTTGAACATTCTTGGGAGACTGGCATACCAGTCGCCCAGTACGTTCGCATGTCCACCGATCATCAAAAGTACTCTACCGAGAATCAGGCAGTGGCGATCGCGGAATACGCACTCCGTCACGGCATGCAGATCATCAAGAGGTACGAAGACTCTGGAAAAAGTGGCCTGAATCTGAAGGGGCGTCGTGGCTTGCAAGCGTTGTTGCGGGACGTGAAGCAATCGCCTGTGCCGTTCCAGGCGGTTCTTGTTTACGACGTCACTCGCTGGGGGCGTTTCCCTGATCCGGACGAAGCGGCGGTCTACCAGCATGCTTGCAAGAGCCGTGGCGTTCAGGTGATTTACTGCGCGGAGCCATTCAATAATGATGGCTCACTGCCTTCAACAGTCTTCATCGGCATAAAGCGCAGCATGGCGGCGGAGTTCAGTCGTGAGTTGGGTGTAAAGGTATTTGCAGGCGCGTGCAATATCGTCCAGCATGGTTTTCGACAAGGTGGCGCGCCAGGTTTCGGGCTGCGGCGCCAGCTCGTCGATGAGAAAAACAACATCAAAGGTGTGTTATCTCGTGGCGAGCGGAAGAGCATTCAAACGGATCGGGTGATTCTGGTGCCGGGACCACCGGAAGAGATTGCGGTAGTCCACCGCATCTACCGACTCTTTTTGGAAGAAGGGCTTCCTGAGCGAGTTATCGCTTCAATCTTGAATCGTGAGGGGATTCTGTCTGATGCCAGCGTACCTTGGTCTCGTGGAACCATTCACCAAATTCTGACCAACGAGAAATACATCGGAAACAACGTCTACAACCGCACGTCCTTCAAATTGAAAGTTCGGCATGTGCGTAATCCACCGGAGCAGTGGATTCGCAAAGAAGCAGCATTCGAAGCGATCGTGCCAGTGCAGATGTTCATGCAGGCCCAAGCAATCATCGCTGCCCGGTCATTCCATCTGGATGATGGCCAGATGCTCGATATGTTGCGGCGAATCTTGGAACAGCACGGGGCGCTCTCAGGCATTCTGATCGACGAGGAGGACAATACGCCTTCCAGTTCGGCTTACCGTACTCGATTTGGTAGTTTGCTGCGGGCGTATCGTCTGGTTGGCTACAAGCCCAAACGAGATTATGCCTACCTGGAAATCAACCGGGCACTGCGCCGACGCCATCCGGAGCTGCTCGACGAAATCATTGAGGGTATCGGGCGTACAGGCGGATGGGCCGCGCGTGATAGTTCCACGGATTTGATCACGGTTAACGGTGAGTTCACCGTGTCATTGGTCATTGCACGTTGTAAATCTACTGCTGCAGGCTCTCATCGCTGGCGGATTCGTTTTGACACGAGTCTTCGTCCAGATATTACGGTGGTAGTACGCATGGATCCTTCCAATCAGTATGCGTATGACTATTACGTATTTCCTGCAATCGATTTTTCCGCAGAAAATTTACCAGTCTTAGAAGAAAACGGTTTCACGCTGGATGTCTATCGTACTGATTCTCTTGATGGCTTCTATCAAATGGCAGGACGAATTCCCCTCCGGGAGGTTGCATGA